The Zavarzinia compransoris genome has a window encoding:
- a CDS encoding SDR family oxidoreductase, with product MSYFITGGTGFLGRNLIDNLLKRDGTIYVLVRSGSKKKLEALKDERWSRDADRIVGVTGDLSKKRLGVSATELEKLKGKVAQVFHLAAIYDLTNEDQDGQIKANVDGTRHAVQFAEAVGAKGFHHTSSIAAAGLYEGYWREDMFEEWAADDHPYYQTKHDSEKVVREECTVPWRIYRPGIVIGHSETGEIDKIDGPYFFFNLILQLRRAIPQWISLLGIEGGLLNIVPVDYVTRAMDHIAHKPGLDGRAFHLTNPKHNRVGEVVNIFAKAAGAPQFSIRVDSRVFGFIPAGIRGMLASLPPIRSIIDTVLGGYGIPRQALKFFNYPTKFDNRDTAKALKGSGIDCPPLADYAGFVWDYWERNLNPELHRDRSLAGSVAGKVVVITGATSGIGLETAKKVAAAGARTIICARKQEELDAVQAELRAAGGDVHAYSVDVAEMDSCDRFIAAVLKDHGHVDVLVNNAGRSIRRSVNLSYDRFHDFERTMAVNYFGALRLIMGFLPVMSSRKSGHIVNILSIGVQVNQPRFSAYVASKAALGAFSRCAAPEFHHRNVTFTNIYMPLVRTPMIAPTKMYDNIPTLSPDDAANLIIKGIVEKPKRIATRLGTMGELLWAAAPDVTNILFNTTYRLFPDSAAARGEKVADDSAPSTEAVALAALTKGLHW from the coding sequence ATGAGCTATTTCATTACCGGGGGCACGGGGTTTCTAGGTCGGAATCTGATCGACAACCTGCTGAAGCGTGACGGCACCATCTATGTCCTGGTGCGTTCGGGTTCGAAGAAGAAGCTGGAAGCCCTGAAGGATGAGCGCTGGTCGCGCGATGCCGATCGCATCGTCGGGGTGACCGGCGATCTCTCGAAGAAGCGCCTCGGCGTTTCCGCCACCGAGCTTGAGAAGCTGAAGGGCAAGGTCGCCCAGGTCTTTCACCTCGCCGCCATCTACGACCTGACCAACGAGGACCAGGACGGCCAGATCAAGGCCAATGTCGACGGCACCCGCCATGCCGTGCAATTCGCGGAAGCCGTGGGGGCCAAGGGCTTTCACCACACCTCGTCGATCGCCGCCGCCGGGCTTTACGAAGGCTATTGGCGCGAGGACATGTTCGAGGAATGGGCGGCCGACGACCATCCCTATTATCAGACCAAGCACGACAGCGAGAAAGTGGTGCGCGAGGAATGCACGGTGCCCTGGCGCATCTACCGCCCCGGCATCGTGATCGGCCATTCCGAGACCGGCGAGATCGACAAGATCGACGGCCCCTATTTCTTCTTCAACCTGATCCTGCAATTGCGCCGCGCCATCCCGCAGTGGATTTCCCTGCTCGGCATCGAGGGCGGGTTGCTGAACATCGTGCCGGTCGATTACGTCACCCGGGCGATGGATCACATCGCCCATAAGCCCGGCCTCGACGGCCGCGCCTTCCACCTGACCAACCCCAAGCACAACCGGGTGGGCGAGGTGGTGAACATCTTCGCCAAGGCGGCGGGCGCGCCCCAATTCTCGATCCGGGTCGACAGCCGGGTGTTCGGCTTCATCCCCGCCGGCATCCGCGGCATGCTGGCCAGCCTGCCGCCCATCCGCTCGATCATCGATACGGTGCTCGGCGGCTACGGCATTCCGCGCCAGGCCCTGAAATTCTTCAACTACCCGACCAAGTTCGACAATCGGGACACGGCCAAGGCGCTGAAGGGCAGCGGCATCGACTGCCCGCCGCTGGCGGATTATGCCGGCTTCGTCTGGGATTACTGGGAACGCAACCTCAACCCGGAACTGCACCGCGACCGGTCGCTGGCGGGGTCGGTCGCCGGCAAGGTGGTGGTGATCACCGGCGCCACCTCGGGCATCGGGCTGGAGACGGCGAAGAAAGTCGCTGCCGCCGGCGCCCGCACCATCATCTGCGCCCGCAAGCAGGAGGAACTGGACGCGGTCCAGGCCGAGCTGCGCGCCGCGGGCGGCGATGTCCATGCCTATTCGGTCGATGTCGCCGAGATGGACAGCTGCGACCGCTTCATCGCCGCCGTGCTCAAGGACCACGGCCATGTCGACGTGCTGGTGAACAATGCCGGCCGCTCGATCCGGCGCTCGGTCAATCTCTCCTACGACCGCTTCCACGACTTCGAGCGCACCATGGCGGTGAATTACTTCGGAGCGCTGCGCCTGATCATGGGTTTCCTGCCCGTGATGTCGTCACGGAAATCGGGCCATATCGTCAATATCCTGTCGATCGGCGTGCAGGTGAACCAGCCCCGCTTCTCGGCCTATGTCGCGTCCAAGGCGGCGCTGGGCGCCTTCTCGCGCTGCGCGGCGCCGGAATTCCACCACCGCAACGTCACCTTCACCAATATCTATATGCCGCTGGTCAGGACGCCGATGATCGCGCCGACCAAGATGTACGACAATATCCCGACGCTTTCGCCCGACGACGCGGCCAACCTGATCATCAAGGGCATCGTCGAAAAGCCGAAGCGGATCGCCACCCGCCTCGGCACCATGGGCGAACTGCTGTGGGCGGCGGCGCCGGATGTCACCAACATCCTGTTCAACACCACCTATCGCCTGTTCCCGGACAGCGCCGCCGCCCGGGGCGAGAAAGTGGCGGACGACAGCGCCCCCTCGACCGAGGCGGTGGCCCTGGCGGCGCTGACCAAGGGCCTGCACTGGTAG
- a CDS encoding AbrB family transcriptional regulator has protein sequence MADKPTTIVSSQGQVVLPKAIRQQPPAAPHFPATAPAEVFAALAVKGPPKTLDEMAAAVPAEAKRRHDRP, from the coding sequence ATGGCCGACAAGCCGACGACGATCGTTTCCAGCCAGGGGCAGGTGGTCCTGCCCAAGGCGATTCGCCAACAGCCCCCCGCGGCCCCCCATTTTCCGGCAACCGCACCGGCGGAGGTCTTCGCCGCCCTGGCGGTGAAGGGCCCGCCGAAAACCCTCGACGAGATGGCGGCCGCCGTTCCAGCCGAGGCGAAGCGCCGCCACGATCGGCCTTGA
- a CDS encoding 4Fe-4S cluster-binding domain-containing protein: MAEPALALSPLTSPAEQAVLNADYGRLAGEARLLPVKVTAFYAEKLAAELAALGHTEGPLHRVVYPSRARLSQRAPGEVADFVDDRANMKTASKAIVQKYADRVLFLATPLCAAHCQYCFRQDVLSEMHGDDPADLSDKLDALVDHVRAQPAVREVILSGGDPLTLSPDALHRVLARLQGLDQLHSIRLHTRCAVFAPQFFLKGEKYRLLAGPRLRLVHHIVHPYEVCGAVADLLARLGGLGVRQYNQFPILRGVNDDAGLLALHLRRLDEMGVRNLSIFAPDPIHYSAAFRLTLDRLFALHDRLSAETPSWINATALTFDSPLGKFRREHLVSRDRAAGTALFRHRGRDILYHDLPAALDGPGDPATLLWRGDTV, encoded by the coding sequence TTGGCCGAGCCCGCCCTTGCCTTATCCCCCCTGACCAGCCCCGCCGAGCAGGCGGTGCTGAATGCCGACTATGGGCGGCTGGCGGGGGAGGCGCGGCTGCTGCCGGTCAAGGTGACCGCCTTCTATGCCGAAAAGCTGGCGGCGGAACTGGCGGCGCTGGGCCATACGGAAGGGCCGCTGCACCGGGTGGTCTATCCGAGCCGGGCGCGGCTTTCCCAGCGGGCGCCGGGCGAGGTGGCGGATTTCGTCGACGACCGCGCCAATATGAAGACGGCATCGAAGGCGATCGTGCAGAAGTATGCCGACCGGGTGCTGTTCCTGGCCACGCCGCTCTGCGCCGCCCATTGCCAATATTGCTTCCGCCAGGATGTGCTCAGCGAGATGCATGGCGACGATCCGGCCGATCTCAGCGACAAGCTGGACGCCCTGGTCGATCACGTCCGGGCCCAGCCGGCGGTGCGCGAGGTCATCCTTTCAGGGGGCGATCCGCTCACCCTGTCGCCGGATGCGCTGCACCGGGTGCTGGCGCGCCTGCAGGGGCTGGACCAGCTCCACTCCATCCGGCTGCACACGCGCTGCGCCGTCTTCGCCCCGCAGTTCTTCCTGAAGGGCGAGAAATACCGCCTGCTGGCGGGGCCGAGGCTGCGCCTCGTGCATCATATCGTGCACCCTTACGAGGTTTGCGGCGCGGTGGCGGACCTGCTGGCCCGGCTGGGCGGGCTCGGGGTCCGGCAGTACAACCAGTTCCCCATCCTGCGCGGGGTGAACGACGATGCCGGGCTGCTGGCCCTGCACCTGCGCCGGCTGGACGAGATGGGGGTGCGCAACCTGTCCATCTTCGCGCCCGATCCCATTCACTATTCGGCGGCGTTCCGCCTCACCCTGGACCGGCTGTTCGCCCTGCACGACCGCCTGTCGGCGGAAACGCCGAGCTGGATCAATGCGACGGCGCTGACCTTCGACAGTCCGCTCGGCAAATTCCGGCGCGAGCATCTGGTCTCTCGCGACCGGGCGGCGGGCACCGCCCTGTTCCGCCATCGCGGCCGCGACATTCTCTATCACGACCTGCCGGCGGCGCTGGACGGGCCGGGCGACCCCGCCACCCTGCTGTGGCGGGGCGATACCGTTTGA
- the secB gene encoding protein-export chaperone SecB has translation MTDTSVASNDQASAEPVQFSVIAQYVRDLSFENPGAPASLAMAQQPKIDIGVDVQARRLPEDRFEIELRIRANAADAESRPVFVVELVYSGLFLVKNVPADALQPLCLIECPRVLFPFARRIIADVTRDGGFPPLLLDPIDFVALYRQHLARAQAQAQQQ, from the coding sequence ATGACCGATACTTCCGTCGCCTCGAACGACCAGGCTTCCGCCGAACCCGTGCAGTTTTCGGTGATCGCGCAATATGTCCGCGATCTTTCGTTCGAGAATCCGGGCGCGCCCGCCAGCCTGGCCATGGCCCAGCAGCCGAAGATCGACATCGGCGTCGACGTCCAGGCCCGCCGCCTGCCGGAAGACCGTTTCGAGATCGAACTGCGCATCCGCGCCAATGCCGCGGACGCGGAAAGCCGCCCGGTCTTCGTCGTCGAACTGGTCTATTCCGGCCTGTTCCTGGTGAAGAACGTGCCGGCGGACGCGCTGCAGCCGCTGTGCCTGATCGAATGCCCGCGCGTGCTCTTCCCCTTCGCGCGCCGGATCATCGCCGATGTCACCCGCGATGGCGGCTTCCCGCCCCTGCTGCTCGATCCGATCGATTTCGTGGCGCTCTACCGCCAGCATCTGGCCCGGGCGCAGGCCCAGGCCCAGCAGCAATAA
- a CDS encoding Tim44/TimA family putative adaptor protein, with translation MGGFQYLDILFLAAIAGFIAFRLWSVLGQRTGEEQPRDPFPRQQPPAAEAKPDDGRVIPLPTRNPPPEREVAEPQGPNLTEIRLADRGFEPDGFIAGARFAYEMIVGAFAQGDEATLAPLVAPDVLAGFTGVIARRQAAGEVASYQLVSIKSATIDEGRMNGRTAEVTVRFVAEAISVVRDAEGRVIEGHPTMAREMVDVWTFARDTRSRDPNWQLVATGAR, from the coding sequence ATGGGCGGATTTCAGTACCTCGACATCCTTTTTCTGGCCGCGATCGCCGGGTTCATCGCGTTCCGGCTGTGGAGCGTGCTCGGCCAGCGCACGGGCGAGGAACAGCCGCGCGACCCCTTCCCGCGCCAGCAGCCGCCCGCGGCCGAGGCCAAGCCGGACGACGGCAGGGTGATCCCCCTGCCCACCCGGAACCCCCCGCCCGAGCGGGAGGTCGCGGAACCGCAGGGGCCGAACCTCACCGAGATCCGCCTCGCGGACCGGGGCTTCGAGCCGGACGGCTTCATCGCCGGTGCGCGCTTTGCCTATGAAATGATCGTCGGCGCCTTCGCCCAGGGCGACGAGGCGACGCTCGCCCCCCTGGTGGCGCCCGATGTCCTGGCCGGCTTCACCGGCGTCATCGCCCGGCGGCAGGCGGCGGGGGAAGTCGCCTCCTACCAGCTGGTCAGCATCAAGTCGGCGACCATCGACGAGGGCCGCATGAACGGTCGCACCGCCGAAGTGACGGTGCGTTTCGTCGCCGAGGCGATCTCGGTCGTCCGCGATGCCGAAGGCCGGGTGATCGAAGGGCATCCGACCATGGCCCGCGAGATGGTCGACGTCTGGACCTTCGCCCGCGACACCCGCAGCCGCGACCCCAACTGGCAGCTCGTCGCGACCGGCGCCCGCTGA
- the mltA gene encoding murein transglycosylase A, whose translation MARRPLLTAGFGLALAAGLAVAGVLLTAPKAPPATETPVLALVPARFADLPGWTDDRAEEAWPAFRLSCERLLKRKPETSLGLAGTVADWVPACTEALALALAAPDTATVRDFFEDRFRPVQALNGTAAQGLFTGYYEPELAGSPTADETNRTPLYRRPGDLVQVDLGDFRDELKGQRIAGRVRDGRLKPFEDREAITGGALAGQGLELVWVASPVEAFFLEIQGSGRVRLPDGRLLRVGFDGQNGHPYVALGKVMLADGLLEKGRVTMQSIKAWLNAHPAQAAALMNRNPSYVFFRDLGEGPGPLGAQGVALTAGRSLAVDRKFFPLGVPVFLDASLPPPAEGEAAPAFRRLMVAQDTGGAIRGPVRGDVFFGAGAEAERLAGAMKQQGRWWWLLPAPVAAALDAGPPEAGKRP comes from the coding sequence ATGGCGCGCCGCCCCCTGCTGACGGCCGGCTTCGGCCTTGCCCTGGCCGCCGGCCTCGCCGTCGCCGGGGTCCTGCTGACCGCCCCCAAGGCACCGCCCGCCACCGAGACGCCGGTGCTGGCGCTCGTCCCCGCCCGCTTCGCCGACCTGCCGGGCTGGACCGATGACCGGGCGGAGGAAGCCTGGCCGGCCTTCCGCCTGTCGTGCGAACGGCTGCTGAAGCGAAAGCCGGAGACCAGCCTCGGCCTCGCCGGCACGGTGGCGGACTGGGTCCCCGCCTGCACCGAGGCCCTGGCCCTGGCCCTGGCCGCCCCCGACACGGCGACGGTGCGGGATTTCTTCGAGGACCGCTTCCGCCCGGTCCAGGCCCTGAACGGGACGGCGGCCCAGGGGCTGTTCACCGGCTATTACGAACCGGAACTGGCGGGCAGCCCGACCGCCGACGAGACCAACCGCACCCCGCTCTATCGCCGGCCGGGCGATCTGGTCCAGGTCGACCTCGGCGACTTCCGCGACGAGCTGAAGGGCCAGCGCATCGCCGGCCGGGTACGGGACGGCCGCCTGAAACCCTTCGAGGACCGGGAGGCCATCACCGGCGGCGCCCTGGCCGGCCAGGGCCTGGAACTGGTCTGGGTCGCCTCTCCGGTCGAAGCCTTCTTCCTGGAGATCCAGGGCTCGGGCCGGGTACGCCTGCCGGACGGGCGCCTGCTGCGGGTCGGCTTCGACGGGCAGAACGGGCATCCTTACGTGGCGCTGGGCAAGGTCATGCTGGCGGACGGCCTGCTGGAAAAGGGCCGGGTCACCATGCAGTCGATCAAGGCCTGGCTGAACGCCCATCCGGCGCAGGCGGCGGCACTGATGAACCGCAATCCCTCCTATGTCTTCTTCCGCGACCTGGGCGAGGGGCCGGGGCCCCTGGGCGCCCAGGGCGTGGCCCTGACCGCCGGGCGCTCGCTGGCCGTCGACCGCAAGTTCTTCCCCCTGGGCGTGCCGGTCTTCCTGGACGCCAGCCTGCCGCCGCCGGCCGAGGGCGAGGCCGCCCCCGCCTTCCGCCGCCTGATGGTGGCGCAGGATACGGGCGGCGCCATCCGCGGGCCGGTGCGCGGCGACGTCTTCTTCGGCGCGGGCGCCGAGGCGGAACGCCTTGCCGGCGCCATGAAGCAGCAGGGCCGCTGGTGGTGGCTGCTGCCCGCCCCGGTCGCCGCCGCCCTCGACGCAGGCCCCCCGGAAGCAGGCAAGCGCCCGTGA
- a CDS encoding Smr/MutS family protein yields MSTRKPRPDKGPRGMFPGRPATEAERDLFTAAMKDVAPLASGKVAPALAPLPGARPKRVVTRLELPLSGEAPAPGARVHTMDGAKQKRLVRGELPIEARLDLHGLTQEMAHRALDRFLAQCHDGGVRSVLIITGRGRGPIDEAPTGVLYQMVPRWLNAPDHAHRVLGWHPAQRRDGGEGALYVVLKRPRD; encoded by the coding sequence GTGAGCACGCGGAAGCCCCGGCCGGACAAGGGCCCGCGCGGCATGTTCCCGGGCCGCCCCGCGACCGAGGCGGAACGCGATCTCTTCACCGCCGCCATGAAGGATGTCGCGCCGCTGGCCAGCGGCAAGGTGGCGCCCGCCCTGGCGCCCCTGCCCGGGGCCCGGCCGAAGCGGGTCGTCACCCGCCTGGAACTGCCGCTTTCCGGCGAGGCGCCGGCCCCCGGCGCCCGCGTCCACACCATGGACGGCGCCAAGCAGAAACGCCTGGTCCGGGGCGAACTGCCGATCGAGGCCCGCCTCGACCTGCACGGCCTGACCCAGGAGATGGCCCACCGCGCCCTCGACCGCTTCCTGGCGCAATGCCATGACGGCGGCGTGCGCTCGGTCCTGATCATCACCGGCCGCGGCCGCGGCCCGATCGACGAGGCGCCGACCGGCGTCCTCTATCAGATGGTGCCGCGCTGGCTGAACGCGCCGGACCATGCCCACCGGGTGCTGGGCTGGCACCCGGCCCAGCGCCGCGACGGCGGCGAGGGCGCGCTCTATGTCGTCCTGAAACGGCCCCGGGACTGA
- a CDS encoding nuclear transport factor 2 family protein, with product MYHAIVKRRVRALFAAVSQGDAEPVLRQFAPRFEHRCLGDSALGGVRRSLAATRAWYRRLYRLMPDIGFTLEDIAVAGGPWHTIVTATWEERNSGTDGVETRNRGIHVLTLRWGRATALLICPDTAGLTATLDRLAAAGVAEAKAAPILD from the coding sequence ATGTATCACGCCATCGTGAAACGCAGGGTCCGGGCCCTGTTCGCCGCGGTTTCGCAAGGGGATGCGGAACCGGTGCTGCGCCAGTTCGCGCCCCGCTTCGAGCATCGCTGCCTCGGCGACAGCGCCCTTGGCGGGGTCCGGCGCAGCCTGGCGGCGACGCGGGCGTGGTACCGGCGGCTCTATCGCCTGATGCCGGATATCGGCTTCACCCTCGAGGATATCGCGGTGGCGGGCGGGCCCTGGCACACGATCGTCACCGCCACCTGGGAAGAGCGCAATTCAGGCACCGACGGGGTGGAGACGCGCAACCGCGGTATCCATGTCCTGACCTTGCGCTGGGGCCGGGCCACCGCCCTGCTGATCTGCCCCGATACCGCCGGCCTGACCGCGACCCTGGACCGGCTGGCCGCGGCCGGGGTGGCCGAGGCGAAGGCGGCCCCGATCCTCGACTGA
- a CDS encoding winged helix-turn-helix transcriptional regulator, with amino-acid sequence MQRTSFARMQCSLARGLDVVGDGWTLLILRDLFLGLDRFDDLVADLGISRNLLTRRLTQLIDSGIVERRAYARRPLRYAYSLSPAGLDLVPAILALTAWGERWARPAEGSPLVFVHHDCGRPFQAEVHCSACGGRVEAGAVDVLPGPGGAAKPGTMVVAGRLAERERARRQERARQEEQEGEDR; translated from the coding sequence GTGCAGAGAACCAGTTTCGCCCGCATGCAATGCTCGCTCGCCCGCGGCCTCGATGTCGTCGGCGACGGCTGGACGCTGCTGATCCTGCGCGACCTCTTCCTCGGCCTCGACCGTTTCGACGATCTCGTGGCCGATCTCGGCATTTCCCGCAACCTGCTGACGCGGCGCCTGACCCAATTGATCGACAGCGGCATCGTCGAGCGCCGGGCCTATGCCCGGCGGCCGCTGCGCTATGCCTACAGCCTGTCGCCGGCGGGCCTGGACCTGGTGCCGGCGATCCTGGCCCTGACCGCCTGGGGCGAGCGCTGGGCCCGGCCGGCGGAGGGCAGCCCGCTGGTCTTCGTCCACCACGATTGCGGCCGGCCGTTCCAGGCCGAGGTCCATTGCTCCGCCTGCGGCGGCAGGGTCGAGGCCGGCGCCGTCGACGTCTTGCCCGGGCCCGGCGGGGCGGCTAAACCGGGAACCATGGTGGTGGCCGGGCGGCTGGCCGAACGCGAACGGGCCCGCCGGCAGGAACGGGCACGACAAGAAGAACAAGAGGGAGAGGACCGATGA
- a CDS encoding alpha/beta fold hydrolase — protein sequence MNRLGPTSHRYYSQGLRLHYVDWGNEGAPPLLLVHGGNDHCRSWDWLAQRLADRFHVLAVDLRGHGDSDHAPGSHYPTHGFILDLAQLIEQRRLAPVNILAHSWGGAVSLLYAGVYPEKLRRLMVIEGWGPSPAVVEKHASVPTHERLRNWVEATRAIAHKRPPRYAGIEDCIARMKAANARLTDEQARHLTIHAASQNEDGTYSWKYDPYVRVVSPTWHTPEELGALWSRITCPVLLLRGTESWAADPVADGKTRYFRDVRVEALDHAGHWVHHDRLDEVAGMADRFFSQ from the coding sequence ATGAACCGGTTGGGGCCGACGTCGCACCGCTATTACAGCCAGGGCCTGCGCCTGCATTACGTCGACTGGGGCAACGAGGGCGCGCCGCCCCTGCTGCTGGTCCACGGCGGCAACGACCATTGCCGCAGCTGGGACTGGCTGGCCCAGCGCCTGGCCGATCGTTTCCACGTCCTTGCCGTCGACCTGCGCGGCCATGGCGACAGCGACCATGCCCCGGGCAGCCATTACCCGACCCATGGCTTCATCCTGGACCTTGCCCAATTGATCGAGCAGCGCCGGCTGGCGCCGGTGAATATCCTAGCCCATTCCTGGGGCGGGGCGGTGTCCCTGCTCTATGCCGGGGTCTATCCGGAAAAGCTGCGCCGCCTGATGGTCATCGAGGGCTGGGGGCCGTCGCCCGCGGTGGTCGAGAAACACGCCAGCGTCCCCACCCACGAACGCCTGCGCAACTGGGTGGAGGCGACGCGGGCGATCGCCCACAAGCGCCCGCCGCGCTATGCCGGGATCGAGGATTGCATCGCCCGCATGAAAGCCGCCAATGCCCGCCTGACCGACGAACAGGCCCGCCACCTGACCATCCATGCCGCCAGCCAGAACGAGGACGGCACCTATTCCTGGAAATACGACCCCTATGTCCGCGTCGTCAGCCCGACCTGGCATACGCCCGAGGAATTGGGCGCCCTGTGGTCGCGCATCACCTGCCCGGTCCTTCTGCTGCGGGGCACGGAAAGCTGGGCTGCCGATCCCGTGGCCGACGGCAAGACCCGCTATTTCCGGGATGTCCGGGTCGAGGCGCTGGACCATGCCGGCCATTGGGTGCACCACGACCGGCTGGACGAGGTCGCCGGCATGGCCGATCGTTTCTTTTCACAATAG
- a CDS encoding DUF1295 domain-containing protein has protein sequence MGTAYLYALGLILLMGLGTLATTLRQAGPYGRHMTEAQRGTMPALPAWLLFESPQWFAFALTFWLLAPPAAGPAAPMLFIFCLWQAHYTYRGLIYPLRMRDRHRRFPLIAVVMGFSFNLLNGFANAYDVGHAGHLMSADWFADPRFLAGLVVAVIGWLVNFQADSILIKLRADGFTGYRVPRGGAFRYVSAANYFGEIVFWAGFALMCWTWAGLVFLLFTMANLMPRAVAHHRWYRREFPDYPKSRRAVIPGLL, from the coding sequence ATGGGAACAGCCTATCTCTATGCCTTGGGGCTTATTCTGCTCATGGGCCTTGGGACCTTGGCCACCACCTTGCGCCAGGCCGGCCCCTATGGCCGGCATATGACGGAGGCCCAGCGCGGCACCATGCCGGCCCTGCCCGCCTGGCTGCTGTTCGAAAGCCCGCAATGGTTCGCCTTCGCCCTCACCTTCTGGCTGCTGGCGCCGCCGGCGGCGGGGCCCGCGGCGCCGATGCTGTTCATCTTCTGCCTGTGGCAGGCCCATTATACCTATCGGGGCCTGATCTATCCCCTGCGCATGCGCGACCGCCACCGGCGCTTTCCGCTGATCGCCGTGGTCATGGGGTTCAGCTTCAACCTGCTGAACGGCTTCGCCAATGCCTATGACGTCGGCCATGCCGGCCATCTGATGTCGGCGGACTGGTTTGCCGATCCGCGCTTCCTGGCCGGGCTCGTCGTCGCCGTCATCGGCTGGCTGGTGAATTTCCAGGCCGATTCGATCCTGATCAAGCTCCGCGCCGACGGCTTCACCGGCTATCGGGTGCCCCGGGGCGGGGCGTTCCGCTATGTCTCCGCCGCCAATTATTTCGGCGAGATCGTGTTCTGGGCCGGGTTCGCCCTGATGTGCTGGACCTGGGCCGGGCTGGTCTTCCTGCTGTTCACCATGGCCAACCTGATGCCGCGTGCCGTCGCCCATCACCGCTGGTACCGGCGGGAATTTCCCGATTATCCGAAATCGCGCCGGGCGGTGATCCCCGGCCTTCTGTAA